One window of Oscillibacter hominis genomic DNA carries:
- a CDS encoding sigma-70 family RNA polymerase sigma factor, protein MFQPFKKYYTPNADQEDLISIGTIGLIKGISSFDPSKGARLATYAARCVENEILMYFRSQKKLQGEVSLSDSIETDKDGNSLMLMDVVGVDDTMLEDLHDRDNSIRIRHLVQECLTEREAQIIRLRYGLGGGIPQTQREVAKVFGISRSYVSRIEKRALNKLEEALGTE, encoded by the coding sequence TTGTTTCAGCCGTTTAAAAAATACTACACTCCAAATGCCGACCAGGAGGATTTGATTTCCATAGGGACCATCGGGCTGATCAAGGGGATCAGCAGCTTTGACCCCTCCAAAGGCGCGCGTTTGGCCACCTATGCAGCCCGCTGTGTGGAAAACGAGATTTTGATGTACTTCAGAAGCCAGAAGAAATTACAGGGCGAGGTCTCCCTCTCCGATTCCATAGAGACGGACAAAGACGGCAACTCCCTTATGCTGATGGACGTCGTGGGAGTGGACGACACCATGCTGGAGGATCTCCATGACCGGGACAACAGCATCCGCATCCGCCATCTGGTGCAGGAGTGCCTGACGGAACGGGAGGCGCAGATCATCCGCCTGCGTTACGGCCTGGGAGGCGGAATTCCCCAGACCCAGCGGGAGGTGGCCAAGGTGTTCGGCATCAGCAGAAGCTATGTGTCGCGCATTGAAAAGCGGGCACTGAATAAATTGGAGGAGGCGTTGGGCACGGAATAA
- a CDS encoding alanine/glycine:cation symporter family protein, translated as MLDILYAISDFLWGTPMTVALLGTGLFLSIAFGFRYNFRKIGFHFKNTFGKMFKKGEGTGTVSGFAAACTAMANTIGVGNIGGVATAIVAGGPGAVFWMWVSGLLGMSTKACEIILGQRYRVKYSESMDEYMCDRSFVMKNALGWKRGAVVLAVACFVLGPWTCCVQTESVTSSLEEGFGINPLISVIVLGATCLLTIAGGLKRISSIMEKVVPFMAMLYILGGLGILLMNLPQVPAAFGLIFKSAFTPMAGVGGFAGATVRDAIRYGIARGLYSNDAGTGYGIIAHASAKTDHPVRQSSWGWGEVFLDTIVVCSVTALSLILTNAYIDYPEIDSAQLTTVAFKVAYGDFGGWFMAIAITIFAWTTIIGMYYSCEKSVNYAFGDTKANRRATWVYMVYYMVPCVVLYNIQADALWAMTDILSAVYVIITLIFIYAKHKEIFRLFHDFWDRFVPAQQRGEHPENVSYGTVDEKAEKGV; from the coding sequence ATGCTGGATATTCTGTATGCAATTTCTGATTTCCTGTGGGGCACGCCCATGACGGTGGCATTGTTGGGCACAGGGCTCTTTTTGTCGATCGCCTTTGGCTTCCGGTATAACTTTCGGAAAATCGGCTTCCATTTTAAAAATACCTTTGGAAAGATGTTCAAAAAGGGGGAGGGGACCGGTACGGTCTCCGGCTTTGCCGCCGCCTGCACCGCCATGGCCAACACCATTGGTGTGGGCAACATCGGCGGCGTGGCCACGGCCATCGTGGCCGGGGGGCCGGGCGCGGTGTTCTGGATGTGGGTCTCCGGCCTTCTTGGGATGTCCACCAAGGCATGTGAGATCATCCTGGGCCAGCGTTACCGGGTGAAATACAGCGAGTCCATGGATGAGTACATGTGCGACCGCTCCTTTGTGATGAAAAACGCTCTGGGCTGGAAGCGGGGCGCGGTGGTCCTGGCGGTGGCCTGCTTCGTCCTCGGCCCGTGGACCTGCTGCGTTCAGACGGAGTCCGTCACCAGTTCCCTCGAGGAAGGGTTCGGCATTAATCCGCTGATCTCCGTCATTGTGTTGGGCGCCACCTGCCTGCTGACCATTGCCGGCGGGCTGAAGCGCATCTCCTCCATCATGGAGAAGGTGGTGCCCTTTATGGCCATGCTCTACATCCTGGGCGGCCTTGGTATTTTGCTGATGAACCTGCCTCAGGTGCCCGCGGCCTTCGGCCTGATTTTCAAGAGCGCCTTCACGCCCATGGCCGGAGTGGGCGGTTTTGCCGGCGCAACCGTCCGGGACGCCATCCGCTACGGCATTGCCCGGGGCCTCTATTCCAATGACGCCGGAACCGGCTACGGCATCATTGCCCACGCCTCAGCCAAGACGGACCATCCGGTCCGCCAGTCCTCCTGGGGCTGGGGCGAGGTGTTTTTGGACACGATTGTGGTCTGCTCTGTCACAGCGCTGTCCTTGATCCTGACCAATGCCTACATCGACTATCCTGAGATCGACAGCGCCCAGCTGACCACCGTGGCCTTTAAGGTGGCTTACGGAGATTTCGGCGGCTGGTTCATGGCCATTGCCATTACGATTTTTGCCTGGACCACCATCATCGGCATGTACTACAGCTGCGAGAAGTCGGTCAACTACGCCTTTGGCGACACCAAGGCCAACCGCCGGGCCACCTGGGTCTACATGGTCTATTACATGGTGCCCTGCGTGGTGCTTTACAACATCCAGGCGGACGCACTGTGGGCCATGACCGATATCCTCTCCGCGGTTTATGTGATCATTACCCTGATCTTCATCTATGCCAAGCACAAGGAAATTTTCCGACTGTTCCACGACTTCTGGGACCGCTTTGTCCCGGCCCAGCAGCGTGGGGAGCATCCGGAGAACGTCAGCTATGGCACGGTGGACGAGAAGGCTGAAAAGGGAGTGTAA
- the mmuM gene encoding homocysteine S-methyltransferase: protein MRTTFAETLEKTGVIVIDGSMSTALEALGCDLNDSLWSAKALAESPEKVKQVHLDYFRSGADCGITDSYQATIPGLMAKGFTQQQSEDLIVRSVKLFLEARQEWWDSEGKGSGRAYPLCLGAVGPYGAYLADGSEYRGNYGISEKALYDFHRRRMELLWEAGADLLLIETQPSMDEALIEAQIAEELGAAYWISFSCKDGSHINEGDHIRSCAERLSRKHPGLQAIGVNCTPPQFVENLIRELKDSCDLPVAVYPNSGEEYDPITKTWHGSRDGMRFGDYARRWMRAGASAVGGCCRTLPSHIQEVARAREAYLKLCR, encoded by the coding sequence ATGCGTACCACATTTGCTGAGACGTTGGAAAAGACAGGCGTGATTGTCATTGACGGCTCCATGTCCACGGCCCTGGAGGCCCTGGGCTGCGATCTGAATGACAGCCTATGGAGCGCCAAGGCGCTGGCGGAATCGCCGGAGAAGGTCAAGCAGGTGCACCTGGACTACTTCCGCTCCGGCGCCGACTGCGGGATCACAGACAGCTACCAGGCAACCATCCCCGGTTTGATGGCAAAGGGTTTTACACAGCAGCAGTCAGAGGATCTGATCGTCCGGTCGGTAAAACTCTTTTTGGAGGCGCGCCAAGAGTGGTGGGACTCCGAGGGGAAAGGGAGCGGCCGGGCCTATCCCCTGTGCCTGGGGGCTGTGGGGCCCTATGGGGCCTATCTGGCCGACGGGTCTGAATACCGGGGTAACTACGGGATTTCAGAAAAGGCGCTCTACGACTTCCACCGCCGGCGCATGGAGCTGCTGTGGGAGGCGGGGGCGGACCTGCTGCTGATCGAGACCCAGCCCTCCATGGATGAAGCGCTGATCGAGGCCCAGATTGCCGAGGAGTTGGGCGCGGCCTACTGGATCAGCTTCAGCTGCAAGGACGGCTCCCACATCAATGAGGGCGATCACATCCGCTCCTGCGCCGAGCGGCTGAGCCGCAAGCACCCCGGGCTCCAGGCCATCGGTGTCAACTGCACGCCTCCCCAGTTTGTAGAGAACCTGATCCGGGAGCTGAAGGACAGCTGCGATCTGCCTGTGGCGGTCTATCCCAACAGCGGCGAGGAGTACGATCCCATCACCAAGACCTGGCACGGCAGCCGGGACGGCATGCGCTTTGGGGACTATGCCCGCCGGTGGATGCGCGCCGGGGCCAGCGCGGTGGGCGGCTGCTGCCGAACGCTGCCCTCCCACATCCAGGAGGTGGCCCGGGCCAGGGAGGCTTATCTGAAGCTGTGCAGGTGA
- the glyA gene encoding serine hydroxymethyltransferase: MIKETMDFLEQADPEVGASIREEFNRECRNIELIASENIVSEAVMLAMGTCLTNKYAEGYPGKRYYGGCYAVDVTEEIARNRACQLFGAKHANVQPHSGASANLAAFVALVKPGDTILGMNLAHGGHLSHGSPVNISGKYFNIVPYGLGEETETIDYDALMQVAKECQPKMIIAGASAYPRVIDFAKFREVADAVGAYLMVDMAHIAGLVAAGLHPNPMPYADVVTTTTHKTLRGPRGGMILCNDDDIFKKINSAVFPGTQGGPLMHIIAAKAVCFGEALKPEFKAYQQQIVKNAAALAEELQKQGFRLVSGGTDNHLMLVDVRNFHITGKELEHRLDEVQITVNKNSIPNDPEKPFVTSGIRVGTPAATSRGFKEPEMVKIAQWMAMTAKDFEGTRDQVKSEVNALCQEFPIYQ; the protein is encoded by the coding sequence ATGATTAAGGAAACCATGGATTTTCTGGAACAGGCCGACCCGGAAGTCGGCGCCTCCATTCGTGAAGAGTTCAACCGCGAATGCCGCAACATCGAGCTGATCGCCTCTGAAAACATCGTCAGCGAGGCCGTCATGCTGGCCATGGGCACCTGCCTGACCAACAAGTATGCCGAGGGCTATCCCGGCAAGCGCTACTACGGCGGCTGCTATGCCGTGGACGTCACCGAGGAGATCGCCCGCAACCGTGCCTGCCAGCTTTTCGGCGCCAAGCACGCAAACGTCCAGCCCCACTCCGGCGCCTCCGCCAACCTGGCAGCTTTTGTCGCCCTGGTAAAGCCTGGCGACACCATCCTGGGCATGAACCTGGCCCACGGCGGGCACCTGAGCCACGGCAGCCCCGTGAACATCTCCGGCAAGTACTTCAACATCGTCCCCTACGGCCTGGGTGAGGAGACCGAGACCATCGACTACGACGCGCTGATGCAGGTGGCCAAGGAGTGCCAGCCCAAGATGATCATTGCCGGCGCCTCCGCCTATCCCCGCGTCATTGACTTTGCCAAGTTCCGCGAGGTGGCTGACGCTGTAGGCGCCTACCTGATGGTGGACATGGCCCACATTGCGGGCCTCGTGGCCGCGGGCCTCCATCCCAATCCCATGCCATACGCCGACGTGGTGACCACCACCACCCATAAGACCCTCCGCGGCCCCCGGGGCGGCATGATCCTCTGCAACGACGACGACATCTTCAAGAAGATCAACTCCGCTGTGTTCCCCGGCACCCAGGGCGGCCCGCTGATGCACATCATCGCGGCCAAGGCCGTCTGCTTCGGCGAGGCGCTGAAGCCCGAGTTCAAGGCCTATCAGCAGCAGATCGTGAAAAACGCTGCCGCTCTGGCCGAGGAGCTTCAGAAGCAGGGCTTCCGTCTGGTCTCCGGCGGCACCGACAACCACCTGATGTTAGTGGATGTGCGCAACTTCCACATCACCGGCAAGGAGCTGGAACACCGCCTGGACGAGGTCCAGATCACCGTCAACAAAAACTCCATCCCCAACGATCCGGAAAAGCCCTTTGTCACCTCCGGCATCCGTGTGGGTACTCCTGCCGCCACCTCCCGTGGCTTCAAGGAGCCGGAGATGGTCAAGATCGCCCAGTGGATGGCCATGACCGCCAAGGATTTCGAGGGCACCCGGGACCAGGTCAAATCCGAGGTCAACGCCCTTTGCCAGGAGTTCCCCATCTATCAGTAA
- the gcvPB gene encoding aminomethyl-transferring glycine dehydrogenase subunit GcvPB has translation MKLIFEQGSPEQHMTLLPECDVPVVKLKETRQVPLRLPHVCENELTRHYTALAKRVHGVNDGFYPLGSCTMKYNPKINEDMAALPGFTQVHPTQGEGTVQGCLEAMYTAEKYLCEITGMDGVTLQPAAGAQGEFTGLLLIKAYHTHRKDLARKKIIVPDSAHGTNPASAVMAGFTVINIPSASDGCVDLDALRAAVGPDTAGLMLTNPNTVGIFDKNILEITQIVHDAGGLCYYDGANLNAVMGVVRPGDMGFDVIHLNLHKTFSTPHGGGGPGSGAVGCKALLKEFLPGPAVAEKNGRYAFYTPKHSIGRMKNFYGNFSVVVRAMTYMMTLGKENIPEAARNAVLNANYMMARLTDTYDMAYGGYCMHEFVMTLARLHDETGVSAMDIAKGLLDNGIHPPTMYFPLIVHEALMVEPTETESKETMDHACDVFLKLYEEAKSNPQALHDAPVCTPVRRLDEVGAARNPVLRYSF, from the coding sequence ATGAAACTGATTTTTGAGCAGGGCTCCCCTGAGCAGCACATGACCCTTCTGCCTGAGTGCGACGTGCCGGTTGTCAAGCTGAAGGAAACCCGTCAGGTCCCCCTTCGGCTGCCCCATGTGTGCGAAAACGAGCTCACCCGCCACTACACCGCCCTTGCCAAGCGGGTCCACGGTGTCAACGACGGCTTCTACCCCCTTGGCTCGTGCACCATGAAATATAACCCCAAGATCAACGAGGACATGGCCGCCCTGCCCGGCTTCACCCAGGTCCACCCCACCCAGGGCGAGGGGACGGTCCAGGGCTGCCTGGAGGCAATGTACACCGCGGAGAAGTACCTCTGCGAAATCACGGGCATGGACGGCGTAACGCTACAGCCCGCGGCCGGCGCCCAGGGCGAATTCACCGGCCTTCTGCTTATCAAGGCCTACCACACCCACCGCAAGGACCTTGCCCGCAAGAAGATCATTGTCCCCGACTCCGCCCACGGCACCAACCCCGCCTCCGCCGTGATGGCAGGATTCACGGTGATCAACATCCCCTCCGCCAGCGACGGATGTGTGGACTTAGACGCCCTCCGGGCGGCCGTGGGCCCAGACACCGCCGGACTGATGCTCACCAACCCCAACACCGTGGGTATCTTTGACAAGAACATCCTGGAGATCACCCAGATCGTCCACGACGCGGGAGGCCTCTGCTACTATGACGGCGCCAACCTCAACGCGGTCATGGGCGTGGTCCGCCCCGGCGATATGGGCTTTGATGTGATCCATCTCAACCTCCACAAGACCTTCTCCACGCCCCATGGCGGCGGCGGCCCCGGCTCCGGCGCAGTGGGCTGCAAGGCACTGCTGAAGGAGTTCCTGCCCGGCCCCGCCGTGGCGGAGAAAAACGGAAGATACGCCTTCTACACCCCCAAACACTCCATCGGCCGCATGAAGAACTTCTACGGCAACTTCTCGGTGGTGGTCAGGGCCATGACCTACATGATGACACTGGGCAAGGAGAACATCCCCGAGGCCGCACGCAACGCCGTCCTCAACGCCAACTACATGATGGCGCGGCTGACGGACACCTATGACATGGCCTATGGCGGCTATTGCATGCACGAGTTCGTCATGACCCTTGCACGGCTTCACGACGAAACCGGCGTATCCGCCATGGATATTGCCAAGGGCCTTCTGGACAACGGAATCCATCCGCCGACCATGTACTTCCCCCTCATCGTCCACGAGGCGCTGATGGTGGAGCCCACGGAGACGGAGAGCAAGGAGACCATGGATCACGCCTGCGATGTGTTCCTAAAGCTCTACGAGGAAGCCAAATCCAACCCCCAGGCCCTGCACGACGCGCCCGTGTGCACGCCGGTCCGCCGCCTGGACGAGGTGGGCGCCGCCCGTAACCCTGTCCTGCGCTACAGTTTTTAA
- the gcvPA gene encoding aminomethyl-transferring glycine dehydrogenase subunit GcvPA, whose product MGTYVPNSPAVQKEMLDVIGAKSIDELYGNVPKKMLVKNLDLPAGMSELEVRGAVTAMAEKNTVFKTCLRGAGAYRHFIPSVVKSVSSREELVTAYTPYQAEISQGILQSIFEYQTMICELTGMAVSNASVYDGATAAAEAVTMCRDRRHTKAYISATVQPSVIETVKTYCFGSDTELVVVPAKDGRTDLKALKEMLGADAACLILQQPNYYGLMEDAGQAGEIVHAAGAKFVLSVNPIACALMKTPAEYGADVAVGDGQPLGLDLAFGGPYLGFMAATKEMMRHLPGRIVGQTHDVDGNVGYVLTLTAREQHIRREKASSNICSNQALCAFMAGVYMSAMGEEGMRQAATLSMSKAHYLAKAMEKELGWKLKYKGEFFHEFVTEVDDKTAKKALKALEKNGILGGLSVEGGLLWCVTEVVSRAELDRAVAILKEVC is encoded by the coding sequence ATGGGTACATACGTTCCCAATTCCCCTGCTGTACAAAAGGAAATGCTGGATGTCATCGGCGCAAAATCCATTGACGAGCTTTATGGCAATGTGCCGAAAAAGATGCTGGTGAAGAATCTGGACCTGCCCGCCGGCATGAGCGAGCTGGAGGTCCGCGGCGCTGTCACGGCCATGGCGGAGAAAAACACAGTCTTCAAGACCTGCCTCCGGGGTGCCGGCGCATACCGCCACTTCATCCCCTCCGTGGTGAAGTCCGTTTCCTCCCGGGAGGAGCTGGTCACCGCCTACACGCCTTATCAGGCGGAGATCAGCCAGGGCATTCTCCAGTCCATCTTTGAATACCAGACCATGATCTGCGAACTCACCGGCATGGCGGTCTCCAACGCCTCCGTCTACGACGGGGCCACCGCCGCCGCGGAAGCCGTCACCATGTGCCGGGACCGCAGGCACACCAAGGCTTATATCTCCGCCACAGTTCAGCCCAGCGTCATCGAAACGGTAAAGACCTACTGCTTCGGCTCCGATACGGAGCTGGTGGTGGTGCCCGCCAAGGACGGCCGCACCGACCTGAAAGCCCTTAAGGAGATGCTGGGCGCCGACGCCGCCTGTCTGATCCTCCAGCAGCCCAACTACTACGGACTGATGGAGGACGCCGGCCAGGCCGGGGAGATCGTCCACGCCGCAGGCGCAAAGTTTGTCCTGTCCGTCAACCCCATCGCCTGCGCCCTGATGAAGACCCCCGCCGAATACGGCGCCGATGTGGCCGTGGGCGACGGCCAGCCCCTGGGGCTGGACCTTGCCTTCGGCGGCCCGTACCTTGGCTTCATGGCCGCGACGAAAGAGATGATGCGCCACCTGCCGGGCCGCATTGTGGGCCAGACCCACGACGTGGACGGCAACGTGGGCTACGTGCTGACCCTCACCGCCCGCGAACAGCACATCCGCCGCGAGAAGGCCTCCTCCAACATCTGCTCCAACCAGGCCCTGTGCGCCTTCATGGCCGGCGTTTATATGAGCGCCATGGGCGAGGAGGGCATGCGCCAGGCAGCCACCCTCTCCATGTCCAAGGCCCACTACCTGGCCAAGGCGATGGAGAAGGAGCTGGGCTGGAAGCTGAAGTACAAGGGTGAATTCTTCCACGAGTTTGTGACGGAAGTGGATGATAAGACCGCCAAAAAGGCCCTGAAGGCCTTGGAGAAAAACGGCATCCTGGGCGGATTGAGCGTGGAGGGCGGACTGCTGTGGTGCGTCACCGAGGTGGTCTCCCGGGCCGAGCTGGACCGGGCGGTTGCAATTTTGAAGGAGGTGTGCTGA
- the gcvH gene encoding glycine cleavage system protein GcvH, whose product MNFPAELKYSKSHEWVKMLDDTTALVGISDFAQEELGDLVFINLPQVGDSVTKEESMCDVESVKAVSDVMSPVTGVVAEVNEELLDAPEKLNDDPYGAWIAKIENITDTEELLDASDYEAFTREA is encoded by the coding sequence ATGAACTTTCCCGCCGAACTGAAGTATTCCAAGTCCCATGAGTGGGTCAAGATGCTGGATGACACCACCGCCCTGGTGGGCATCTCCGACTTTGCCCAGGAGGAGTTGGGCGATCTGGTGTTCATCAACCTGCCCCAGGTGGGCGACAGCGTCACCAAGGAGGAGAGCATGTGCGACGTGGAGTCCGTCAAGGCCGTCTCCGACGTCATGTCCCCGGTCACCGGCGTGGTGGCCGAGGTCAACGAGGAGCTGCTGGACGCCCCCGAAAAGCTCAATGACGATCCCTACGGCGCCTGGATCGCCAAGATCGAGAACATCACCGACACGGAGGAGCTGCTGGACGCCTCGGACTATGAGGCCTTTACCCGGGAAGCCTGA
- the gcvT gene encoding glycine cleavage system aminomethyltransferase GcvT, translated as MEKKTPLYQTHVDLGGKIVEFGGYLMPVQYGAGVIAEHMAVRQKVGLFDVSHMAELILEGPDAVANIQHLVTADISKMVDGQVKYAMLCNDKGGIVDDLVIYRRAADKYLLVVNAGNHEKDAAWVESHISGDVHYADVSEQVAQLALQGPKAGEVLKKLCDESEIPQKYYHFTEGAALKAGGRDIPAIVSQTGYTGEFGFEIYCKSEDAVTLWNALLESGKEEGILPCGLGARDTLRLEASMPLYGHEMNDDISPKEAGLPCKLDGKDFIGRDAIIARGTPTIKRIGMKVVGRGIPREHCDLYTLDGKKVGWVSSGTHCPYLGHAVAMGYVNVEENEVGKHLNADVRGRMVEVEIVSLPFYKIER; from the coding sequence ATGGAAAAGAAAACGCCACTGTACCAGACCCATGTGGACCTGGGCGGGAAGATCGTCGAATTCGGCGGCTACCTGATGCCGGTCCAGTACGGCGCTGGTGTCATTGCCGAGCATATGGCGGTCCGCCAGAAGGTCGGCCTGTTCGACGTCTCCCATATGGCTGAGCTCATTTTAGAGGGTCCTGACGCTGTTGCCAACATTCAGCACCTGGTTACTGCGGACATCTCCAAAATGGTGGACGGCCAGGTCAAGTACGCCATGCTCTGCAACGACAAAGGCGGCATTGTGGACGACCTTGTGATCTACCGCCGGGCCGCCGACAAATACCTGCTGGTGGTCAACGCCGGCAACCATGAAAAGGACGCAGCCTGGGTGGAATCCCACATCAGCGGCGACGTGCACTATGCCGATGTGTCCGAACAGGTGGCCCAGCTGGCCCTGCAGGGGCCCAAGGCCGGTGAGGTGCTGAAAAAGCTCTGCGACGAGTCGGAAATCCCCCAGAAATACTACCACTTCACCGAGGGCGCGGCTTTGAAGGCTGGTGGACGGGATATCCCAGCCATCGTCTCCCAGACCGGCTACACCGGCGAGTTCGGCTTTGAGATCTACTGCAAGTCCGAGGATGCGGTGACACTCTGGAACGCCCTGCTGGAATCCGGCAAGGAGGAGGGAATCCTGCCCTGCGGACTGGGTGCCCGCGACACGCTGCGCCTGGAGGCCAGCATGCCCCTCTACGGCCATGAGATGAACGACGACATCTCCCCCAAGGAAGCGGGGCTCCCCTGCAAGCTGGACGGCAAGGATTTCATCGGCCGGGACGCCATCATCGCCCGGGGCACCCCCACCATCAAGCGCATCGGCATGAAGGTGGTGGGCCGCGGCATTCCCCGTGAGCACTGCGACCTCTACACCCTGGACGGCAAGAAGGTGGGCTGGGTCTCCTCCGGCACCCACTGCCCCTACCTGGGGCACGCCGTGGCAATGGGCTATGTGAATGTGGAGGAAAACGAGGTGGGCAAGCACCTCAACGCCGACGTCCGCGGCCGCATGGTGGAGGTGGAGATCGTCTCCCTGCCCTTCTACAAGATCGAGCGCTAA
- a CDS encoding 5-formyltetrahydrofolate cyclo-ligase: MEIAEEKKALRREVRMAERAIPLEEKLRSDERILTRLRTLSEYQNADTVFCFVGTPHEIDTRPILLDVLSSGRRLCVPRCLAGHRMEPVVIRSLDDLSPGAYDILEPVASCQVLQSDEVDFTVVPCLSCDRSGHRLGRGGGYYDRFLANYRGRAAMVCRESLMRRRIPADLYDQTIEILVTDAQIYHCRTDGM, from the coding sequence ATGGAGATTGCTGAAGAGAAAAAAGCGCTGCGCCGTGAGGTGCGCATGGCGGAGCGGGCCATCCCGCTTGAGGAAAAGCTGCGCTCCGACGAGCGGATCCTCACCCGGCTGCGGACGCTGAGCGAATACCAGAACGCCGACACGGTGTTCTGCTTTGTGGGAACGCCCCACGAGATCGACACCCGCCCCATCCTTTTGGACGTGCTCTCCTCCGGCCGCAGGCTCTGCGTCCCTCGCTGCCTGGCCGGCCACCGGATGGAGCCGGTGGTCATCCGCTCCTTAGACGACCTCTCCCCCGGCGCATACGACATTTTGGAGCCGGTGGCCTCCTGCCAGGTGCTCCAGAGCGACGAGGTGGACTTCACGGTGGTGCCCTGCCTCTCCTGCGACCGCTCCGGCCACCGTCTGGGCCGGGGCGGCGGCTACTACGACCGCTTCCTCGCAAACTACCGCGGCCGGGCGGCAATGGTGTGCCGGGAGTCGCTGATGCGGCGGCGCATCCCTGCGGATTTGTACGACCAGACCATCGAAATACTTGTGACAGATGCCCAAATCTACCACTGTCGGACAGATGGGATGTAG
- a CDS encoding DNA polymerase Y family protein: MGRIILHCDLNCFYASVELLSHQDLVDVPMAVCGDPSARHGIILAKNEPAKQMGVVTAETIWQAKRKCPGLVLLPPHHDLYREYSKRVNALYNQYTDLVEPFGIDESWLDITGTAHLFGGDGVKIADELRRRIREEFGLTASVGVSFNKVFAKLGSDYKKPDATTLISPENWREIVWPLPVGSMLFVGQAVKKALGRFGITTIGQLAGCSAEMLEGLLGKQGLQLHAYANGLDQSRVLGAAEQEPVKSVGNSSTFPRNLTTWDEVRTGIAMLSDSVAMRLRRHSLCAGGVQVTVRDPEFQNRSRQTQFSHPTHLMRELSDGAMELIKTIWRPPSPIRMLSVTAIHLVAEEESYAQLDLLNSAAKSEKQEKLERAMDSIRGRYGKDAIAFGSPAGRLDETED, encoded by the coding sequence GTGGGCCGAATCATACTGCACTGTGATTTGAACTGCTTTTACGCCTCCGTGGAGCTGCTCTCCCACCAGGATCTGGTCGACGTGCCCATGGCGGTGTGCGGCGACCCCAGCGCCCGCCACGGCATCATCCTGGCCAAAAACGAGCCGGCCAAGCAGATGGGCGTGGTCACGGCGGAGACCATCTGGCAGGCCAAGCGGAAATGCCCCGGCCTGGTGCTTCTTCCTCCCCACCACGACCTCTACCGGGAGTACTCCAAGCGGGTCAATGCCCTCTACAACCAGTACACCGACCTGGTGGAGCCCTTCGGCATCGACGAAAGCTGGCTGGACATCACCGGCACCGCCCACCTCTTCGGTGGCGACGGTGTCAAAATTGCCGACGAACTCCGCCGCCGGATCCGGGAGGAGTTCGGCCTGACCGCCTCTGTTGGAGTCAGCTTCAACAAAGTCTTTGCCAAGCTGGGCAGCGACTATAAAAAGCCGGACGCAACCACCCTCATCTCCCCGGAGAACTGGAGGGAGATCGTGTGGCCCCTGCCGGTGGGGTCAATGCTCTTTGTGGGGCAGGCCGTGAAGAAAGCTCTGGGCCGTTTCGGGATCACCACCATCGGCCAGCTGGCCGGGTGCAGCGCTGAGATGCTGGAGGGCCTCCTGGGCAAGCAGGGGCTCCAGCTCCACGCCTATGCCAACGGGCTGGATCAGTCCCGGGTGCTGGGCGCGGCGGAGCAGGAGCCGGTGAAATCTGTGGGGAACAGCTCCACTTTCCCAAGAAACCTGACCACCTGGGACGAGGTGCGCACCGGCATCGCCATGCTCTCGGACAGCGTGGCCATGCGCCTGCGCCGCCACAGCCTCTGCGCCGGCGGGGTCCAGGTCACGGTCCGGGACCCGGAGTTTCAAAACCGCTCCCGTCAGACTCAGTTTTCCCACCCCACCCACCTGATGCGGGAGCTTTCCGACGGTGCGATGGAGCTGATTAAAACCATCTGGCGTCCCCCTTCCCCCATCCGGATGCTCTCCGTCACTGCCATCCACCTGGTGGCGGAAGAGGAGTCCTATGCCCAGCTGGACCTTTTAAACAGCGCAGCAAAAAGTGAAAAACAGGAAAAATTGGAGCGGGCCATGGATTCCATCCGGGGCCGCTACGGAAAAGACGCCATCGCCTTCGGCTCCCCGGCCGGGCGGCTGGACGAAACGGAGGATTGA
- a CDS encoding SRPBCC family protein codes for MAVIHDTLRAAPEQVWALVTDLGRWDWRSDLSRIEPTEGGFIEYTKGGYPTAFTITEFDPPRRYAFSMENGNLTGRWAGRFSPHPSGGTSVEFTEEIFPKKALMKLAAGFYLKRQQKQYLMDLKRALGE; via the coding sequence ATGGCTGTCATCCACGATACGCTGCGCGCCGCGCCGGAGCAGGTCTGGGCTCTTGTGACGGACCTTGGCCGCTGGGACTGGCGCAGTGATTTGAGCCGCATCGAACCCACGGAGGGCGGGTTCATTGAGTACACAAAGGGCGGCTACCCCACCGCCTTTACCATCACAGAATTTGACCCGCCCCGGCGCTACGCCTTCTCCATGGAAAACGGCAACCTCACCGGACGATGGGCCGGTCGCTTTTCGCCTCACCCCTCCGGCGGCACCTCCGTGGAGTTTACCGAGGAGATTTTTCCCAAAAAGGCGCTGATGAAGCTGGCGGCCGGATTCTATCTTAAGCGGCAGCAAAAACAGTATCTCATGGATTTAAAACGGGCACTGGGCGAATGA